The following coding sequences are from one Lolium rigidum isolate FL_2022 chromosome 6, APGP_CSIRO_Lrig_0.1, whole genome shotgun sequence window:
- the LOC124663058 gene encoding uncharacterized protein LOC124663058, translating into MAVFEHAPGHRQMPWVVLSDGSFLTPSDRSNFYGDLPLLPDGSVLTTPENSVLGRLPSLPENASCVGSTDNWLVLDCIDAMERHSYFLHDPFSDKTVPLHELETVIGNVSELFEIRKVLIRSTPNDVVAVMTNNYNYPIILILPGKGIWLPKPREPPFVYIIDIVFLGDKLYGITQSEELVSITISFDDNNIPTVIDTERVIKHPTVSDGDSKTWSSIDVMHVLNNEALSGREGDNDDELAEYELMKSTGDGMIFEAVHYGEEDKVPYELPDLIITIWYFVKSREKLLMVRRQLQGPTYDVNFTRNVKVFEADIIAATWVPVTDELGGDTLFVSKYFSKSVSAYGKIEKGAIYFIDTGEVFIMRYKTISMPQRELNFRTSMWIFPPKGSGLKLENACDRATDRAT; encoded by the coding sequence ATGGCCGTGTTCGAGCATGCTCCTGGTCATCGACAGATGCCTTGGGTTGTCCTTTCGGATGGCTCGTTCTTGACGCCCTCTGACCGCAGCAACTTCTACGGAGATCTGCCTTTGCTCCCGGACGGCTCTGTTTTGACAACTCCTGAGAACAGCGTCTTGGGGCGTCTCCCTTCGTTGCCCGAGAACGCGAGCTGCGTTGGCTCCACCGACAACTGGCTCGTTCTTGACTGCATTGATGCAATGGAAAGGCATAGCTATTTCTTGCACGATCCTTTCTCCGACAAGACCGTGCCGCTCCACGAGCTAGAGACTGTTATCGGCAATGTGTCCGAGCTTTTCGAGATCCGTAAGGTGCTCATACGGTCAACTCCCAACGATGTTGTCGCTGTCATGACCAACAACTATAATTACCCCATCATCCTGATACTGCCCGGCAAGGGTATTTGGTTGCCCAAGCCAAGAGAGCCTCCCTTCGTCTACATCATTGATATCGTGTTTCTTGGAGACAAACTATATGGGATCACCCAGAGCGAGGAACTTGTCTCCATCACTATCTCCTTTGACGACAACAACATACCCACAGTCATCGATACCGAGAGAGTTATCAAGCACCCAACTGTGAGTGATGGTGATTCAAAAACATGGAGCagcatcgatgtgatgcacgtcctGAATAACGAGGCACTAAGTGGTCGAGAGGGTGATAATGATGACGAGCTTGCGGAATACGAACTGATGAAGAGCACCGGCGACGGCATGATTTTTGAAGCAGTCCACTACGGAGAAGAAGATAAGGTTCCCTACGAACTCCCTGATCTCATAATCACCATCTGGTACTTTGTCAAGTCTCGTGAGAAGTTGCTCATGGTGAGGCGGCAGTTGCAAGGGCCTACCTATGATGTTAACTTTACTCGCAATGTGAAGGTTTTCGAGGCCGATATCATCGCAGCCACTTGGGTGCCCGTGACTGATGAGCTAGGCGGCGACACACTTTTTGTCAGCAAATATTTCTCCAAGTCTGTTTCAGCCTATGGAAAAATAGAGAAGGGTGCTATTTATTTCATCGACACAGGCGAAGTATTTATCATGAGATACAAGACTATAAGTATGCCTCAGCGAGAGCTTAATTTCCGTACGTCAATGTGGATCTTTCCTCCAAAAGGTAGCGGCTTAAAGTTGGAAAACGCATGTGATCGGGCGACCGATCGCGCGACTTGA
- the LOC124667015 gene encoding BTB/POZ domain-containing protein At5g41330-like, translating into MASTSVVTLNVGGELFQTTAATLSRAGASSPLASLAPSPPNAPHFLDRDPRLFALILSFLRCGRLSSPPPSPALLAEARHFALDGALLASLSPASAFSPLSLRPAALLPLTGRVAPSAVAISPSPTTASLLAAHGGVVTSFDAALASRTSVLTPLPAVDSLVAVSPALALAGARDFPGVHLCRFPRDTPATASEALSWPDSPSASVLSLAATEAAPQWLFASFESARRNSSAVVAFDLNSLSPVAEIGRKEVFGADVEAAIPPTKLGWLAGHGLLLAAGSHSGPAGMVGDIRLWDVRASATVPVWEVREKDDCFADVAASDSLSALFKVGAASGEVFMADLRRLGGDGVGVEPWVCIGDEKRASAATASRRKDGNNCRVECYCNWVFVARGADVEVWSQVELTSEAGKKKAMRRNWVGNGPSMTTAGSVEGVMEKAKIVSWAFGGSRMALARVDQRSIEVWDSASGAMSMNL; encoded by the coding sequence ATGGCGTCCACATCCGTCGTCACCCTCAACGTCGGCGGCGAGCTCTTCCAGACCACCGCGGCCACCCTCTCCCGCGCCGGCGCATCCTCCCCGCTCGCCTCGCTCGCCCCATCGCCCCCAAACGCGCCGCACTTCCTCGATCGCGACCCGCGCCTCTTCGCcctcatcctctccttcctccgctGCGGCCGCCTCTCGTCCCCTCCTCCCTCTCCGGCCCTCCTCGCCGAGGCGCGGCACTTCGCACTCGACGGCGCCCTCCTCGCCTCCCTTTCCCCCGCGTCCGCCTTCTCCCCGCTCTCCCTGCgccccgccgccctcctccccctAACCGGCCGCGTCGCTCCCTCCGCAGTGGCCATCTCCCCCTCCCCGACCACAGCCTCCCTCCTCGCCGCGCACGGCGGGGTTGTTACCAGCTTCGACGCCGCGCTCGCCTCCCGCACCAGCGTCCTCACGCCGCTCCCCGCCGTCGACTCGCTCGTCGCGGTGTCCCCCGCCCTCGCCCTCGCTGGCGCGCGCGACTTCCCCGGCGTCCACCTCTGCCGGTTCCCACGAGACACCCCGGCCACAGCTTCAGAAGCGCTTTCCTGGCCGGACTCGCCTTCTGCCTCCGTGCTCTCACTCGCCGCCACGGAAGCGGCGCCACAGTGGCTCTTCGCCAGCTTCGAGTCAGCGCGGCGGAACTCGAGCGCCGTCGTGGCGTTCGATCTGAACTCCCTCTCCCCCGTGGCCGAAATCGGGCGGAAGGAGGTGTTTggcgcggacgtggaggcggcgATCCCGCCGACCAAGCTCGGATGGCTGGCTGGGCACGGTCTCTTGCTCGCCGCCGGGTCACACTCCGGGCCGGCTGGCATGGTGGGCGACATACGCCTGTGGGATGTCCGGGCGAGCGCCACGGTGCCGGTGTGGGAGGTCAGGGAGAAGGATGACTGCTTTGCAGATGTTGCTGCGTCAGACTCGCTGTCGGCGTTGTTTAAGGTGGGGGCTGCGTCTGGTGAGGTTTTCATGGCTGACTTGAGGAGACTTGGTGGTGATGGCGTTGGCGTCGAGCCCTGGGTGTGCATCGGGGACGAGAAAAGGGCGAGTGCAGCCACAGCATCTCGCAGAAAGGATGGGAACAATTGCAGGGTTGAGTGCTACTGCAATTGGGTGTTTGTGGCGCGCGGGGCAGATGTTGAGGTGTGGTCACAGGTGGAGTTGACATCGGAGGCTGGTAAGAAGAAAGCGATGAGGAGGAACTGGGTGGGGAATGGCCCATCCATGACTACTGCAGGCAGTGTGGAGGGGGTGATGGAGAAGGCCAAGATCGTCAGCTGGGCCTTCGGAGGCAGCAGGATGGCACTGGCTAGAGTCGATCAGCGGTCTATCGAGGTGTGGGATAGTGCTTCAGGTGCAATGTCAATGAACCTCTGA